In a single window of the Pyramidobacter porci genome:
- a CDS encoding energy-coupling factor transporter transmembrane component T family protein, whose amino-acid sequence MRFLENMSFGQYVPARSWVHRLDPRAKVGALALLLTGVFMAERPYDWILWAAALWLCAALSQTSVAFLLRSIRTVLFLIVFTALLNLFFASGEPLWQWGIFRVSREGVELAWTMALRLTLLVLFANLLTLTTSPMALSDGLESIFSPFKRFGFPAHELAMMMTIALRFIPTLLSETDRILKAQLARGADLDRGSVVRRMKAFIPVLVPLFVIVFQRADDLAVAMEARCYRGGEGRTRMKPFCWRAADTAALVFCALLIVGQKLLNWVIG is encoded by the coding sequence TTGAGGTTTCTCGAGAACATGAGTTTCGGCCAGTACGTGCCCGCCCGCTCGTGGGTGCACCGCCTCGATCCGCGCGCCAAGGTGGGGGCGCTGGCGCTGCTGCTGACCGGCGTGTTCATGGCGGAGCGCCCCTACGACTGGATCCTCTGGGCGGCGGCGCTGTGGCTCTGCGCGGCGCTGTCGCAGACGAGCGTGGCGTTTTTGCTGCGTTCGATCCGTACGGTGCTGTTCCTGATCGTTTTCACGGCGCTGCTGAATCTGTTCTTCGCGTCGGGGGAGCCGCTGTGGCAGTGGGGGATCTTCCGCGTCAGTCGGGAAGGCGTCGAGCTGGCCTGGACGATGGCGCTGCGGCTGACGCTGCTGGTGCTGTTCGCCAATCTGCTGACGCTGACGACCAGTCCGATGGCGCTGTCCGACGGGCTGGAGAGCATTTTTTCGCCGTTCAAGCGCTTCGGCTTTCCGGCGCACGAGCTGGCGATGATGATGACGATCGCGCTGCGTTTCATTCCCACGCTGCTGAGCGAGACGGACCGTATCCTCAAAGCGCAGCTGGCCCGCGGCGCGGACCTTGACCGCGGTTCGGTCGTCAGGCGCATGAAGGCGTTCATCCCCGTGCTGGTGCCGCTGTTCGTGATCGTCTTTCAGCGCGCCGACGACCTGGCGGTGGCGATGGAGGCGCGTTGTTACCGCGGCGGCGAGGGGCGGACGCGCATGAAGCCGTTTTGCTGGCGGGCGGCCGACACAGCGGCGCTGGTTTTCTGCGCGCTGCTGATCGTCGGCCAGAAGCTGCTGAACTGGGTGATCGGCTGA
- the truA gene encoding tRNA pseudouridine(38-40) synthase TruA, translated as MPRYSCVISYDGGKFCGWQTQPNGVTVQESLERVLSLLNGSPVKATGAGRTDAGVHARGQTASFLMDRAWEPRRLLLALNANLPEGAAVAAVRERPLEFDARRDALWREYAFFVWRGSFCYPMMKPYVWWKKKDDWDHELIRRGCTLLEGRHDFSAFCRAGDLPENAVRRMHFVRYICRGGLSVFRIRGDAFLTNMVRIMIGNLDAVASGRRPLSWLEELLRGASRSDSAMTAPPEGLFFWKVGYKD; from the coding sequence ATGCCGCGCTATTCCTGCGTGATCAGCTACGACGGCGGCAAGTTCTGCGGCTGGCAGACGCAGCCGAACGGCGTCACCGTTCAGGAGTCGCTGGAGCGGGTTTTGTCGCTGCTGAACGGTTCGCCGGTAAAGGCGACGGGCGCGGGGCGCACGGACGCCGGCGTGCACGCGCGCGGGCAGACGGCCTCGTTCCTGATGGACCGAGCCTGGGAACCGCGGCGGCTTCTGCTGGCGCTGAACGCGAATCTGCCCGAGGGCGCGGCGGTCGCGGCAGTGCGCGAGCGTCCGCTTGAATTCGACGCGCGGCGCGACGCGCTGTGGCGCGAATACGCTTTTTTCGTGTGGCGCGGTTCGTTCTGCTATCCGATGATGAAGCCTTACGTGTGGTGGAAAAAAAAGGACGACTGGGATCACGAACTGATCCGGCGCGGCTGCACGCTGCTGGAAGGGCGGCACGACTTCAGCGCGTTCTGCCGGGCCGGCGACCTGCCGGAAAACGCGGTGCGGCGCATGCATTTCGTGCGCTATATTTGCCGCGGCGGGCTGTCGGTCTTCCGCATCCGCGGCGACGCTTTTTTGACCAACATGGTGCGGATCATGATCGGCAATCTGGACGCCGTCGCTTCAGGGCGCAGGCCGCTCTCGTGGCTTGAAGAACTGCTGCGAGGCGCGAGCCGGAGCGACTCGGCCATGACGGCGCCGCCGGAAGGATTGTTTTTCTGGAAGGTTGGCTACAAGGACTAA
- the mreB gene encoding rod shape-determining protein, which yields MFSLGNDIGIDLGTATVLIYMKGKGIVLREPSCVAVDQDTGRILAVGYEAKNMVGRTPGNVVSVRPLRDGVIADYSMTEAMMRYFMRKINRGLHRYFRSRVMICVPSGATDVERRAVLEAAVEVGARDAYLIEEPMAAAIGADLHVEESRGKMVVDIGGGTTDIAVISLGGCVISKSLRIGGDKLDECIMRYLRKQYNLAIGEQMAENLKIMIGSCLPDGEENNMTLKGRDLVQGLPRQIEINSRSVCSAIIERIQAIVDGVKNVLEMTPPELSADIIDQGIVLTGGGALLRGLPELISRSTGIKCVVADRPAECVALGTGLALANIGKLSEKGQGSFLFSARRQRK from the coding sequence ATGTTTTCCCTGGGCAACGACATCGGCATCGATCTCGGCACCGCGACGGTGCTTATTTATATGAAGGGCAAGGGCATCGTGCTGCGCGAGCCGTCGTGCGTGGCGGTCGATCAGGATACGGGACGTATCCTGGCCGTCGGCTACGAAGCGAAGAACATGGTGGGGCGCACGCCGGGCAACGTGGTGTCGGTTCGCCCGCTGCGCGACGGAGTGATCGCCGATTATTCGATGACGGAAGCGATGATGCGCTACTTCATGAGGAAGATCAACCGCGGCCTGCACCGCTACTTCCGCAGCCGTGTGATGATCTGCGTGCCGTCGGGCGCGACCGACGTGGAGCGGCGCGCCGTGCTCGAAGCGGCGGTGGAAGTGGGCGCCCGCGACGCCTATCTGATCGAGGAACCGATGGCCGCGGCCATCGGCGCCGACCTGCACGTGGAGGAATCGCGCGGCAAGATGGTAGTCGACATCGGCGGCGGCACCACGGACATCGCCGTGATCTCGCTGGGCGGCTGCGTCATCTCCAAATCGCTGCGCATCGGCGGCGACAAGCTCGACGAGTGCATCATGCGCTATCTGCGCAAGCAGTACAATCTGGCCATCGGCGAGCAGATGGCGGAGAACCTGAAGATCATGATCGGTTCCTGCCTGCCCGACGGCGAGGAAAACAACATGACGCTGAAAGGCCGCGACCTGGTGCAGGGGCTGCCGCGTCAGATCGAGATCAACAGCCGCAGCGTCTGTTCGGCCATCATCGAGCGCATCCAGGCCATCGTCGACGGCGTCAAAAACGTGCTGGAGATGACGCCGCCCGAACTTTCGGCCGACATCATCGACCAGGGCATCGTGCTCACCGGCGGCGGCGCGCTGCTGCGCGGCCTGCCGGAGCTGATCAGCCGCAGCACCGGCATCAAGTGCGTCGTGGCCGATCGCCCCGCCGAGTGCGTGGCGCTGGGCACCGGATTGGCGCTGGCCAACATCGGCAAGCTTTCGGAGAAAGGACAGGGCAGTTTTCTGTTCTCGGCTCGCCGTCAGAGAAAATGA
- a CDS encoding DUF3084 domain-containing protein — protein MEESLWELLTEVNWKMIALTLLAGGVLSIIGDRVGMRFAKRRVTLFNLRPKYTSSILTACTGMLISLCVIAILAVVSESVRTSLFSMQFIQRQIVDLTRQLQDSRNEQQVSSLLIVEAQQQLTSKEKELAAKETELSDLQNRADSLRRTTEEMQAERDRLAKERATLEEDVNRIRTTLGKLQEGRIVAFSDERLGQEVIPEGVTTEAEARRYLDRLNERVRFEVARRSDAVPASISLEEDPESLQNAMQRILAYDSRKVVRAMVPQNIAAGETVRVVYRVYESSLVFSKEETLLTRVLRFKPSAEQAETMLSYMLRELNRMATSSGILNDPLTGMVGGIPANDFYDGVERLAAAKAPLRVTLRAARDIYSEGPVSVKIVVEQNVSVDNLDSLDEDLPDLSAAAERGDSSVPAKTTARK, from the coding sequence ATGGAAGAGAGCCTGTGGGAACTGCTTACTGAAGTCAACTGGAAGATGATCGCGCTGACGCTCCTGGCCGGCGGCGTCCTCTCGATCATCGGCGACCGCGTCGGCATGAGATTCGCCAAGCGCCGCGTGACGCTGTTCAACCTGCGTCCGAAATACACCTCGTCGATCCTGACCGCCTGCACGGGCATGCTGATTTCGCTGTGCGTCATCGCCATTCTGGCCGTCGTCTCCGAATCGGTGCGCACCAGCCTGTTTTCCATGCAGTTCATCCAACGCCAGATTGTGGACCTGACGCGGCAGCTGCAGGACAGCCGCAACGAGCAGCAAGTTTCCTCGCTGCTGATCGTCGAAGCGCAGCAGCAGCTCACCAGCAAGGAAAAGGAACTGGCGGCCAAGGAAACAGAGCTGAGCGATCTGCAGAACCGCGCCGACAGTCTGCGCAGAACCACGGAAGAGATGCAGGCCGAACGCGACCGTCTCGCCAAAGAGCGCGCCACGCTCGAAGAGGACGTGAACCGCATCCGCACGACGCTGGGCAAACTCCAGGAAGGCCGCATCGTCGCCTTCTCCGACGAGCGCCTCGGGCAGGAAGTGATCCCCGAAGGCGTGACCACCGAGGCGGAAGCCCGCAGGTACCTGGACCGTCTCAACGAGCGCGTGCGCTTTGAAGTGGCCCGCCGTTCCGACGCCGTGCCCGCCTCGATCTCCCTCGAAGAGGACCCCGAGTCGCTGCAGAACGCCATGCAGCGCATCCTCGCCTACGACAGCCGCAAAGTAGTGCGCGCCATGGTGCCGCAGAACATTGCGGCGGGAGAGACGGTGCGCGTCGTCTACCGCGTTTACGAGAGCTCGTTGGTTTTCAGCAAAGAGGAAACGTTGCTCACCCGTGTGCTGCGTTTCAAGCCCAGCGCCGAGCAGGCCGAGACCATGCTCAGCTATATGCTGCGCGAGCTGAACCGCATGGCCACCTCCAGCGGCATCCTCAACGACCCGCTCACCGGCATGGTCGGCGGCATCCCCGCCAACGACTTTTACGACGGAGTCGAGCGCCTCGCCGCCGCGAAAGCGCCGCTGCGCGTGACCCTGCGGGCCGCTCGTGACATCTACAGCGAAGGGCCTGTGAGCGTGAAAATCGTCGTGGAACAGAACGTGAGCGTCGACAACCTCGATTCGCTGGACGAAGATCTGCCCGATCTTAGTGCCGCCGCGGAGCGAGGGGATTCTTCCGTACCGGCGAAGACAACGGCCCGAAAATGA
- a CDS encoding ComF family protein — MNWAPVVELLGHLLMPESCPVCGKLASPLCPECLEKISAPAPPLPHCLRCGGASPCERHGRRYEVRSLTLHKGEARELLLTVKYGGSGLAARKMGAALGRLVGENERQGGWTIVPIPPHPRACFFPRGDSHLQWMARGLSRAVGVPVRECLRWKEKRTPQKRQPDSQSRRAMPEDSFVCAGAAPERVLLLDDVSTTGTTLLRAAQCLYGAGAQQVTSLCWSVARRT; from the coding sequence ATGAACTGGGCGCCTGTCGTCGAACTGCTGGGCCATCTGCTGATGCCGGAAAGCTGCCCCGTCTGCGGAAAGCTGGCCTCCCCGCTTTGCCCCGAGTGTCTTGAAAAGATTTCCGCGCCCGCGCCGCCCCTGCCGCACTGCCTGCGCTGCGGCGGAGCGTCTCCCTGCGAACGCCACGGCCGCCGCTATGAAGTGCGCTCCCTGACATTGCACAAAGGCGAGGCGCGCGAGCTGCTGCTGACGGTCAAGTACGGCGGCTCCGGACTGGCGGCGCGGAAAATGGGCGCCGCGTTGGGGCGGCTGGTCGGCGAAAATGAGCGTCAGGGCGGATGGACCATCGTCCCCATCCCGCCGCACCCGCGCGCATGTTTTTTCCCGCGCGGCGACAGCCACTTGCAGTGGATGGCTCGCGGCCTTTCCCGCGCTGTCGGCGTTCCCGTGCGGGAGTGCCTGCGCTGGAAAGAAAAACGCACGCCGCAGAAACGGCAGCCCGATTCGCAATCGCGCCGCGCCATGCCCGAAGACAGCTTCGTTTGCGCCGGCGCGGCACCCGAACGAGTGTTGCTGCTTGACGACGTCAGCACCACCGGCACCACTCTGCTGCGCGCCGCCCAGTGCCTCTACGGCGCTGGAGCGCAGCAGGTGACCAGCCTGTGCTGGAGCGTCGCGCGGCGAACGTGA
- a CDS encoding IclR family transcriptional regulator, with product MSNEYNYHEALQSVERTFVILELLAKNSQGLYLTEISEESGLSSSTVHRLLRSLISLGYVLNRKENSGKYKLSYKLYELGTKYFAGQTFIRAAFPFLEKLSSSTSRSIFLCVPEMFDVISVARTGNWREKATADLPAFRVPMYACSAGIAILSTYDNDRIKKLWDLSKITPFTPYTINTLEQLYLRVETARERGYDVSKDEYRMGVSNIAAAISPQKKIAVGSIQYVYPSSESGESALKSCPPLIKTAEILKDLYDGSL from the coding sequence TTGTCCAACGAGTATAATTATCATGAAGCATTGCAGTCAGTAGAGAGAACCTTTGTGATTCTTGAGCTGCTCGCAAAAAATTCGCAAGGATTGTATCTCACCGAGATCTCGGAGGAGTCCGGCCTAAGCAGCAGCACTGTCCACCGTTTGTTGCGCTCGTTGATTTCTCTCGGCTATGTTCTGAACCGCAAAGAAAATAGCGGAAAGTACAAGCTCAGCTACAAGCTTTACGAACTCGGCACAAAATATTTCGCAGGACAAACGTTTATACGAGCGGCGTTTCCGTTCCTGGAAAAGCTCTCATCAAGCACCTCCCGCAGCATCTTTTTATGCGTTCCCGAGATGTTCGACGTGATCTCCGTCGCACGAACGGGGAATTGGAGAGAAAAGGCGACAGCCGATCTTCCCGCATTCCGTGTGCCGATGTATGCCTGCTCTGCCGGCATCGCCATCCTCTCTACCTACGACAACGACCGGATCAAAAAACTTTGGGATCTCTCAAAAATCACGCCCTTTACTCCTTATACGATAAACACCTTGGAACAGCTGTATCTTCGCGTCGAGACGGCGCGGGAAAGAGGATACGACGTGTCCAAAGACGAATATCGAATGGGGGTATCCAACATTGCGGCCGCCATTTCCCCTCAAAAAAAGATAGCCGTCGGATCTATACAGTACGTCTATCCTTCTTCCGAATCCGGGGAATCTGCCCTGAAAAGCTGCCCGCCTTTGATAAAAACGGCAGAAATCCTGAAAGATCTGTACGATGGTTCTCTGTAG
- a CDS encoding Na+/H+ antiporter NhaC family protein — METYGALSLIPIFVLFAMAFSTKRSLEPLFVAAIVGHIIIYKVNFATAWIDSLYKVMCSKHMVWLILVVTLFGSLIALLEKSGGLGSFAALARKFATSRKKSLVITWLLGSIFFLDDYLHNLTTASTMKYITDSHGVKRTELAYVVNSNAGNLCCLMPISSWVVFFAGLLETSGFVVGSATSTYLHCIPYLFYCWIAIIISFLFALGVIPAIGPMKTIDPELLNSEDEPAAENGRHNVWNFLLPVVTLVGVTVLCDNEILYGVMAALVVCAVTFLVTKTMSYDEFFKVFMQGMKNMVFIDVLLIVAFTLKEANDTLKLAPYIIGVVKPIMKGGLLPAVTFVVCIIYAYFTSCFWSMAAVMLPIVIPLAQGIGVNVYLVLGAVFSAAAFGSQSCLFSDALIMCSAATNISTADHGVTTLPYALLGAGVSFVLFLIGGFVL; from the coding sequence GTGGAAACTTACGGCGCTTTGTCTCTTATCCCCATATTTGTTTTGTTCGCTATGGCGTTCTCGACGAAAAGGTCGCTTGAGCCCTTATTCGTCGCGGCGATCGTCGGCCATATCATCATATACAAAGTGAACTTCGCAACGGCTTGGATCGACTCTCTCTACAAGGTAATGTGCAGCAAGCATATGGTATGGCTGATCCTCGTGGTGACGCTTTTCGGCAGTTTGATCGCGCTGCTGGAAAAGTCGGGCGGCCTCGGCAGCTTTGCGGCGCTGGCGCGGAAATTCGCCACGAGCCGCAAGAAGTCCCTTGTGATCACGTGGCTGCTGGGAAGCATCTTCTTTTTGGACGATTACCTGCATAACCTGACGACTGCTTCCACGATGAAGTACATCACCGATTCTCACGGTGTCAAACGGACGGAACTTGCCTACGTCGTCAATTCTAACGCGGGCAATCTCTGCTGCCTCATGCCGATCTCTTCGTGGGTCGTGTTCTTCGCCGGGCTGCTGGAGACGTCGGGATTCGTCGTCGGGTCGGCGACAAGCACTTATCTGCACTGCATCCCTTATCTGTTCTACTGCTGGATCGCGATCATCATCTCGTTCCTCTTCGCGCTGGGCGTTATTCCCGCGATCGGTCCGATGAAAACCATCGATCCCGAGCTGCTCAACAGCGAGGACGAGCCCGCGGCCGAAAACGGCAGACATAACGTCTGGAACTTCTTGCTGCCGGTCGTGACGCTCGTGGGCGTGACCGTGCTCTGCGACAACGAAATCCTTTATGGCGTCATGGCCGCTCTGGTTGTCTGCGCGGTCACGTTCCTCGTCACGAAGACGATGTCTTACGACGAATTCTTCAAGGTCTTCATGCAGGGCATGAAAAACATGGTGTTCATCGACGTGCTGCTGATCGTGGCCTTCACGCTCAAAGAGGCCAACGACACGCTGAAGCTGGCCCCGTATATCATCGGCGTCGTCAAGCCGATCATGAAGGGCGGCTTGCTGCCGGCGGTCACGTTTGTGGTCTGCATTATTTACGCGTACTTCACCAGCTGCTTCTGGAGCATGGCGGCCGTGATGCTGCCCATCGTCATCCCGCTCGCGCAGGGGATCGGCGTCAACGTGTACCTCGTGCTCGGCGCGGTCTTCTCCGCCGCGGCCTTCGGCAGCCAGAGCTGCCTGTTCTCCGACGCGCTGATCATGTGCTCCGCCGCCACGAACATCTCGACGGCCGACCATGGCGTCACGACGCTGCCCTACGCGCTGCTCGGCGCGGGCGTTTCTTTCGTTCTCTTCCTGATCGGAGGGTTCGTGTTGTGA
- a CDS encoding amidohydrolase: MDLVLKGDAVFTGLKDEPERLAVGIRGNRIEKVCPPEEMEPYIGPETDIRDYGGRLIMPGFFDGHEHAFLGGIFGRAADLSGCASEQEAARRVKDFADAHPELSWIIGTDWSNIEWGQARRPRKETLDALLPDTPVYLIDAEGHSAWLNSAAIALSGVADVEEFGDDLVARDPDGSPTGYIAETSMLMVARLAFDMPMPVQEVIFDEFQRRTASLGITSVSNIQCYQGSGIDVGNVAVVKQFEREGRLNVRFFFAAGLTGDLERPRRLRQEYDSDKVRFSGLKHIVDGTATGWTALLLEPYADKPDSVGSSRIPAEELARRVVDADREGFRVRMHACGDGSVRRALDCCELAQKRNGKRDSRHTIEHIEIIAKEDIGRFAQLGVVASMQPDHIGICEKFADNPYFARLGERRAAETWPIRSILETGAHVQFGTDFPIYDNNPMLALYRGTTRLFNDGRPEGGWNPSEKVTMAQLLKGYTAGSAYGAFMEDRVGTLEEGKYADIVVLDHNLFALNEAREILETAPVLTLMDGRIVYER; this comes from the coding sequence ATGGATCTGGTATTGAAAGGCGACGCCGTCTTCACGGGGCTCAAAGACGAGCCCGAGCGTCTGGCAGTCGGCATCAGGGGCAACCGGATCGAAAAGGTCTGTCCGCCCGAAGAGATGGAGCCGTACATCGGCCCCGAGACGGATATCAGGGATTACGGCGGCCGCCTGATCATGCCGGGGTTCTTTGACGGGCACGAGCACGCATTTCTGGGCGGCATTTTCGGCAGAGCCGCCGATCTGAGCGGCTGCGCTTCCGAGCAGGAAGCCGCGCGGCGCGTCAAGGACTTTGCGGACGCGCACCCCGAGCTGTCCTGGATCATCGGCACGGACTGGTCGAACATCGAGTGGGGGCAGGCACGGCGTCCCCGCAAGGAAACGCTGGACGCGCTTCTGCCCGATACGCCGGTTTACCTGATCGACGCGGAAGGGCATTCCGCCTGGCTCAATTCCGCCGCCATCGCGCTCAGCGGCGTCGCGGACGTCGAAGAGTTCGGCGACGACCTCGTCGCCCGCGACCCCGACGGATCGCCCACCGGCTACATCGCCGAAACGTCGATGCTCATGGTCGCCCGACTGGCCTTCGACATGCCCATGCCGGTGCAGGAGGTCATTTTTGACGAATTCCAGCGCCGCACGGCTTCCCTGGGCATCACCTCGGTCAGCAACATCCAGTGCTACCAAGGGTCGGGCATCGACGTGGGCAACGTTGCCGTGGTGAAGCAGTTCGAGCGGGAAGGGCGTCTCAACGTCCGCTTTTTCTTCGCCGCCGGCCTGACCGGGGATCTGGAGCGCCCGCGTCGCCTGCGGCAGGAGTACGACAGCGACAAGGTGCGTTTTTCCGGCCTAAAGCACATCGTCGACGGAACGGCGACGGGCTGGACGGCTCTGCTGCTCGAACCTTACGCGGATAAGCCCGATTCCGTCGGCTCCAGCCGGATCCCGGCGGAAGAGCTGGCCCGCAGGGTGGTGGATGCCGACCGCGAAGGCTTCCGGGTGAGGATGCACGCCTGTGGCGACGGTTCCGTCCGGCGGGCGCTGGACTGCTGCGAACTGGCCCAGAAGCGCAACGGGAAGCGCGATTCCCGGCACACGATCGAGCACATCGAGATCATCGCCAAAGAAGACATCGGCCGTTTCGCTCAGCTGGGCGTGGTGGCGTCGATGCAGCCGGATCATATCGGCATCTGCGAAAAGTTTGCGGACAATCCCTATTTCGCCCGGCTGGGCGAACGGCGCGCCGCGGAGACGTGGCCGATCCGTTCGATTTTGGAAACCGGAGCGCACGTGCAGTTCGGCACGGATTTCCCGATTTACGACAACAACCCCATGCTGGCCCTTTATCGGGGCACGACCCGCCTGTTCAACGACGGCCGGCCGGAAGGCGGCTGGAACCCGAGCGAGAAAGTCACGATGGCGCAGCTTCTGAAAGGCTACACGGCCGGCTCCGCCTACGGCGCTTTCATGGAAGACCGGGTCGGCACTCTGGAAGAAGGAAAGTACGCGGACATCGTCGTGCTCGACCACAATCTGTTCGCCCTGAACGAAGCGCGCGAGATACTGGAGACCGCGCCGGTTCTTACCCTTATGGACGGACGCATCGTATACGAGAGATAA
- a CDS encoding M20 metallopeptidase family protein, which translates to MLCNYRRDRLAQRLKEIAPQLIEWRHQIHRNPELSFREVKTSALVEEQLRKMNVDSIRRIGRSQTGILAVLRGTGAGPDVCIAVRADMDALPIQEQSGVPFASQNDGVFHGCGHDTHTAALLGTAWLLSEFRSCFAGTVKFFFQHAEEELGGAAEFIEAGVMENPAVDAVLALHALPDIYVGEIGVRDDFMTAGVDILKITVEGKRAHGGYPHYGVDTILAASTIVTALMSLGARELAPTDCALVTFGSIHGGISNSYIGAPVVLEGSVRYLRDETHERFRRRVREIAESIGAGLRAKVTVEITPESIPSVVARSWVDRVRRACSQVKSVTNVVDLPSPAMGGEDFALFLKKAPGTLFRLGCRSPGGPHCPTHSVNFYADDRSIPIGTEVMTTTVLNALTASE; encoded by the coding sequence ATGTTGTGCAATTACCGCCGCGACAGACTTGCGCAGCGGCTGAAAGAGATTGCGCCGCAACTGATCGAATGGCGTCATCAGATCCATCGGAATCCGGAATTGAGCTTTCGCGAGGTGAAGACCTCCGCGCTGGTGGAAGAGCAGCTCAGGAAAATGAATGTGGACTCGATCCGGCGTATCGGAAGGTCGCAGACAGGCATTCTCGCTGTGCTGCGGGGAACGGGCGCGGGGCCGGACGTCTGCATCGCCGTCAGAGCCGATATGGACGCGCTGCCGATCCAGGAGCAGTCAGGCGTGCCGTTCGCCTCCCAAAACGACGGCGTCTTCCATGGCTGCGGGCACGACACCCACACTGCGGCGCTGTTGGGCACGGCCTGGCTGCTCAGCGAATTTCGCAGCTGCTTCGCGGGGACGGTCAAGTTCTTTTTCCAGCATGCCGAGGAAGAGCTTGGCGGCGCGGCGGAATTCATCGAAGCGGGCGTGATGGAAAACCCTGCCGTGGACGCTGTGTTGGCGCTTCACGCGCTGCCCGACATCTATGTCGGCGAGATCGGCGTGAGAGATGACTTCATGACGGCCGGCGTCGATATCCTCAAGATCACCGTCGAAGGCAAAAGGGCGCATGGGGGCTATCCTCATTACGGCGTCGACACGATCCTGGCCGCTTCGACGATCGTCACCGCGCTCATGAGTCTGGGGGCGCGTGAGCTGGCTCCCACTGACTGTGCGTTGGTAACTTTCGGCAGTATCCATGGCGGCATTTCCAATTCTTACATTGGCGCTCCAGTGGTACTGGAAGGCAGCGTCCGCTACCTTCGCGACGAGACGCACGAGCGCTTTCGGCGCCGTGTGCGCGAGATCGCCGAAAGTATCGGCGCGGGACTGCGCGCGAAAGTGACCGTGGAGATCACGCCGGAAAGTATTCCCTCTGTGGTCGCCAGAAGCTGGGTCGATCGGGTACGCCGTGCCTGCTCGCAGGTGAAGTCGGTGACGAACGTTGTCGATCTCCCTTCTCCCGCCATGGGCGGCGAAGATTTTGCGCTTTTCCTGAAAAAAGCGCCGGGGACGCTCTTCCGCCTGGGGTGCCGCTCGCCGGGCGGGCCCCACTGTCCCACCCATTCGGTCAACTTTTATGCCGACGACCGCTCGATCCCTATCGGGACGGAAGTCATGACCACTACGGTGCTTAACGCGCTCACGGCTTCGGAGTAA